The Polyangium aurulentum genomic interval CGCCCTCTTCGCCCGCGGCATTGCCGAGGACGAGGGCCGAAAGCGAGCCGAGGCCCATGGCGGCGAGGATGCTCCTCCGGGACGTGCTCGGTCGCATGGTCTCTCTCGTCGTCACGGCATGCCCCTGGAGCACGGACCGGGCCAGGCGGAAAACCTCGCAGATCCGGGGGTAGCTCGCGGGGGCTTGGGGGCAGCCTATCAAGATGATAGACTCGGGCCTATCAAGATGAAAACCGGAGGCATGCGCGCGAAGGACCTGCGGCTGACCGACCTCTTCGCCTTCGACCCGCGGGGCGGGGTGATGACGTTCGCGGGCGAGCGCGTGCTCATCTTCGACGCGGTCGCGCTCGGCCTCTTGCGCAAGCAGCTCATCGACAGCTTCGGCTTCCACGCCGCGCGCGCGGTCCTGACCCGCTTCGGCTACAGCCACGGCTGGCGCACGGCCGAGGCGCTCGAGGGCGCGCTGCCCTGGGCCGACGCGCGCGAGTGGCGCATCGCGGGCGGGCGACTGCATCGCTTGAAGGGGCTCGTCACCTTCGAGCCCGTCGACGCGTCCCGACGCACGGGCCCCGAGCCCTTCGCCGACGCCATCTGGAAAGACTCGTACGAGGCCGAGCAGCACCTCTTGCACCTCGGCCAGGCGACCGAGCCCGTTTGCTGGACGCTCACGGGCTTCGCGAGCGGATACCTGAGCCGCGCCAATGGCCGGACGATCTACGCCATCGAGGAGGCCTGCCGCGGCCGGGGCGACGCGGCGTGCCGGATGGTCGGCAAGGAGCTCGCCGCGTGGGGCGACGCGATCAAGCCGCACCTTGCGTTTTACGAGACAGACTGCCTCGACGAGTCGCTGAAGCTCGTGCAGAAGGCGCTCCGCCGCGCCGAGAGCCGGCTGCAACGCGCGGCGCGCACGCTGGCAGAGGCGGACGAGGATTTCGTGTTCGGCATGGTGGCGCGGAGCGAGGCGATGCGGAGCGTCGTGGCCATGGCGCGGCGCGTGGCGAAATCGAGCGCGACCGTGCTCATTTACGGCGAGAGCGGGGTGGGCAAGGAGCGGATCGCGCGGCTCTTGCACGACGCATCGCCGCGCACGGGCGGGCCGCTCGTGGCCTTGAACTGCGCCGCGATGCCCGAGAGCCTGCTCGAGAGCGAGCTGTTCGGGCACGCGAAGGGCGCCTTCAGCGGCGCGGTGGCCGATCGGCCGGGGCTCTTCGAGGCGGCCCGCGGGGGCACGCTCTTCCTCGACGAGATTGGCGAGGTCCCGACGGCCATGCAGGCGAAGCTGTTGCGCGTGCTGGAGGAGCGCGAGGTGCGGCGCGTCGGCGAGAACCGGACCCGGCCCATCGACGTGCGCATCGTGGCCGCGACGCACCGGGATCTCGCCGCCGCCGTGCGCGAGGGCCGCTTCCGACAGGATCTCTATTTCCGGCTGCGCGTCGTCGAGCTGAACATCCCGCCCTTGCGCGAGCGGCCCGACGACGTCTTGCCCATCGCGCGGCGGGTGCTCACGGAGGCGGCGGCGCGCGAGGGCGGTGCGCCGAAGGAGCTGGGCAAGGGCGCGTGCCGGGCGCTCTTCGATTACGACTGGCCCGGCAACGTGCGCGAGCTGGTCAATGCAATCGAGCGCGCGTACATCCTGTCCGAGGGGCCGCGCGTGGAGCTCGGGGATCTGCCGCCCGAGATCGCGGGTGGAGAGGCGCCGCGCCACGGCGGCGGGGGAGGGGGCGACGATACGCGCACGCTCGCAGAGGTGGAGCGCGACCACATCCTCGCGACGCTCTCGGCCGTGGGGGACAACCGCGCGCGCGCGGCCGAGCGGCTCGGGATCGGGGTGGCGACGCTCTACCGCAAGCTCGACCAATATGGCGCCGCGCGGAGGCGTGGATAGCGCGAGGGCCGAGCGAGGCTCACAGGCAGCACTTGCCGAAGACGCATTTTCCCGGCCCGCACGTCCCGCTCTTGCAATCGGCGCCGCTGTGGCAAGCCGCGTTCGGTCCGCCCGCCGCGCACCTGCCGCTTTCGCAAACGCTGCTCAGGCAATCGCCGTCCATCGTGCAGCCCTGATCGACCCGGCAAAGCTGGCAAGTCTCCTCGCCTCCGCAATCGACGTCCGTCTCGATCCCATTTTGTGCGCAGTCGCGGCACGTCGGGTTCGTGTCGTCGCGCGGCTCGCAACCGAGCTCGCCCGCCGGCAAGCAGGTGCCGGTGTCACTGCAATTGCTGTTCTTGCAATCCGCGCTGTCCAGGCACTTCAGGGCGTCGTCGCACGGCTTGCACGCATCGCCGCCGCAATCGATGTCGGTCTCGCTCCCGTTGCTGAATCCGTCGGCGCACGTCGGACCGTTGACGGGGTTGCCTCCCGTTCCCCCGCCGGACGCGCCGCCGCTCGCGCTCGACCCCGCGCCCCCGTCCGCGTCGCTCGCGCCCGCGCCGCCGCCCCCCGCGGGATCCTCCCATTCCTCGATGCCGAGCACCTCGGCGCAGCCAGCCGCACCCAGGAGAGACGGCGTGAACAGAAATACCCATTGGAATGCAATTCGGTGGTGCATTCTTGCAGAGTACATCGAAATGGTTTCCCGCGACCGTACTTCCGCCGCGAGGTAGGATCAGAATTGTCCGAGCACCACCGCGCCGCCGCCATTGCCGGAGACGAACGGGGCGATCGCGGTGCGCGGCTCGGGCTTCGCCTTGGGAATGGCGAGCAGGAGCACGCCCGCGACGAGGCCCGCCCCGCCCACGGCGAAACCCACGGTGGAGACGGTCGCGGTGCGGAAGGCCTTCTGGCGCAGCGCGCGCCCCTCGTCGCACTCCGCGCTCGTGGAGCAATGCTCGTGGATCGCGATCGACTCCCTGTTCTGCCCGAGCGCAACCGCGCCCGCCACGCCGCCGACCACGACACCGGCGAGGCCCACGCCCGCAACGATGAGGCCCGCCGTGCGTCGCGGACCGAGCCCGGAAGGCGCATCTTTCGCGGACGGCGCGGGCGCGGCGGGGGAGGGCGGAGCCTCCAGGCGATCGAGGTCGGGCACCTCCACGACCGCCTGCGCGCCCGGCTTCACCGTGATCGTGACCCGATGCTCGGGCCGCCGAGGCGCGCGCGCGACGATCTCGTACGTGCCCGGATCGACCGGGACCGCGACGCCGAGGTCCTCGGGCGGCACGCGCTCGCGATTGCGAAAGACCTCCACCTCGGCGCTCGGGCGCGCGAGGCGCACGGACAGGCGCGGCAGGTTGGGCTCGAGGGCCGCGGCGCGCTCACGGGCGACGGCGGCCCGATCGTCCTTCGCGGCCTCCGCGCGCGCGGCGGTCTCTTTGTATTCGCG includes:
- a CDS encoding sigma-54-dependent Fis family transcriptional regulator: MRAKDLRLTDLFAFDPRGGVMTFAGERVLIFDAVALGLLRKQLIDSFGFHAARAVLTRFGYSHGWRTAEALEGALPWADAREWRIAGGRLHRLKGLVTFEPVDASRRTGPEPFADAIWKDSYEAEQHLLHLGQATEPVCWTLTGFASGYLSRANGRTIYAIEEACRGRGDAACRMVGKELAAWGDAIKPHLAFYETDCLDESLKLVQKALRRAESRLQRAARTLAEADEDFVFGMVARSEAMRSVVAMARRVAKSSATVLIYGESGVGKERIARLLHDASPRTGGPLVALNCAAMPESLLESELFGHAKGAFSGAVADRPGLFEAARGGTLFLDEIGEVPTAMQAKLLRVLEEREVRRVGENRTRPIDVRIVAATHRDLAAAVREGRFRQDLYFRLRVVELNIPPLRERPDDVLPIARRVLTEAAAREGGAPKELGKGACRALFDYDWPGNVRELVNAIERAYILSEGPRVELGDLPPEIAGGEAPRHGGGGGGDDTRTLAEVERDHILATLSAVGDNRARAAERLGIGVATLYRKLDQYGAARRRG